In Rutidosis leptorrhynchoides isolate AG116_Rl617_1_P2 chromosome 2, CSIRO_AGI_Rlap_v1, whole genome shotgun sequence, one genomic interval encodes:
- the LOC139890274 gene encoding uncharacterized mitochondrial protein AtMg00810-like, which yields MVGSLIYLTITRPEIAYSVGIVSQCMQCPTNVHLDAAKRILRYVKGSMGHGLWYKKCDNVLLNGFVDAYWMGDGNDRHSTSGYCFNMGSAIISWCSKK from the coding sequence ATGGTTGGAAGTTTGATTTATCTAACCATCACAAGGCCGGAAATTGCTTACTCGGTTGGCATTGTTTCACAATGTATGCAATGTCCaactaatgttcatcttgatgCAGCTAAAAGGATCCTTCGTTATGTGAAAGGATCAATGGGCCACGGCTTGTGGTATAAGAAGTGTGATAATGTTTTGTTAAATGGTTTCGTAGATGCATATTGGATGGGAGACGGAAATGATCGCCATTCAACTTCGGGTTATTGTTTTAACATGGGTTCCGCGATTATTTCATGGTGTAGCAAGAAGTAA